From Cytophagia bacterium CHB2, one genomic window encodes:
- the rplE gene encoding 50S ribosomal protein L5, which produces MAEKSKENAQKGKSKNAGSAPAGKKAAPASEAKVEKDKKEALPADYLPQLFAMYRNEIVPGLIKRFNYRNKMQVPRLAKIIINMGVGDAVDDQKYLDAAAADMEIITGQKPIITRAKKSISNFKLRENMPIGCMVTLRRWRMYEFLERFISIAVPRIRDFRGLPDKAFDGFGNYTIGVKEQIIFPEINYDKVTKIRGMNITFVTTAKSDEEAFELLAGFGMPFRRK; this is translated from the coding sequence ATGGCCGAGAAGTCCAAAGAAAACGCCCAGAAGGGTAAATCCAAAAACGCAGGTTCGGCGCCGGCCGGCAAAAAGGCGGCCCCGGCCAGCGAGGCGAAAGTAGAAAAGGATAAAAAAGAAGCGCTGCCCGCTGACTACCTTCCGCAATTGTTTGCCATGTACCGCAACGAAATTGTTCCAGGATTGATCAAGCGCTTCAATTACCGCAATAAGATGCAAGTGCCCCGGCTCGCGAAGATCATCATCAACATGGGCGTGGGCGATGCGGTGGATGATCAAAAATATCTGGATGCGGCGGCGGCTGATATGGAAATCATCACCGGCCAGAAGCCAATTATTACGCGGGCGAAGAAATCGATCTCGAATTTTAAGTTGCGTGAGAACATGCCGATTGGCTGCATGGTCACGCTGCGCCGCTGGCGCATGTATGAATTTCTCGAACGCTTTATTTCGATAGCCGTGCCGCGTATCCGCGATTTCCGTGGGCTGCCCGACAAGGCCTTTGATGGTTTCGGCAATTACACCATCGGCGTCAAGGAGCAGATCATCTTTCCTGAAATCAATTATGACAAGGTGACGAAGATTCGCGGCATGAACATTACATTCGTGACGACTGCGAAAAGCGACGAAGAAGCTTTTGAGCTGCTCGCCGGTTTCGGGATGCCGTTCCGCAGAAAGTAA
- a CDS encoding 50S ribosomal protein L24 — protein sequence MRIRKNDMVVVISGDQRGRQGRVLKVFPEKNRVIVEGVNLIKRHTRPSQKNQQGGIIEKEGPVHVSNVMLIDPKQGIPTRVGVQMIKNSDKTSRNRVRVAKKSGEIIVESRVK from the coding sequence ATGAGAATACGCAAAAATGATATGGTGGTCGTGATTAGCGGCGATCAACGCGGCCGGCAAGGACGAGTGCTGAAGGTTTTTCCGGAGAAGAACCGGGTGATCGTTGAAGGTGTGAATCTGATCAAGCGGCACACGCGCCCCAGCCAAAAAAATCAGCAAGGCGGCATCATTGAAAAAGAAGGGCCGGTGCATGTGTCGAACGTCATGTTGATTGATCCCAAGCAGGGCATTCCGACGCGTGTTGGCGTCCAGATGATTAAAAATTCCGATAAAACCTCGAGAAACCGTGTGCGTGTCGCGAAAAAAAGCGGCGAGATTATCGTTGAAAGTAGGGTGAAGTAA
- the rplN gene encoding 50S ribosomal protein L14, translating into MVQEYTRLNVADNTGAKKVMCIRVMGGSKRRYGSVGDIIVVAVKSAAPGGTIKKGDISHAVIVRTKREVRRKDGSYIRFDENAAVLINEEKEPKGTRIFGPVARELRDKQYMKIISLAPEVL; encoded by the coding sequence ATGGTACAAGAATATACAAGACTGAATGTTGCTGACAATACCGGGGCTAAAAAAGTCATGTGCATCCGCGTGATGGGCGGCAGCAAGCGCCGGTACGGCTCGGTGGGAGATATTATCGTCGTGGCCGTTAAATCTGCGGCCCCGGGCGGCACCATTAAGAAGGGCGACATCAGTCACGCCGTGATCGTGCGCACCAAACGCGAAGTGCGCCGGAAAGACGGGTCTTACATCCGGTTTGATGAGAATGCCGCGGTGTTGATCAACGAAGAAAAAGAGCCCAAAGGCACCCGCATCTTTGGCCCGGTTGCGCGCGAGTTGCGCGATAAACAATACATGAAAATCATTTCTCTGGCTCCGGAAGTATTATAA
- the rpsQ gene encoding 30S ribosomal protein S17, producing the protein MENTATGQTSRRQRKTKIGKVVSNKMNKSVVVSVERVVRHALYKKYYKQTSKFMAHDEENSAGIGDTVLIMETRPLSKNKRWRLVEILNKAK; encoded by the coding sequence ATGGAAAATACTGCGACAGGTCAAACCTCGCGACGCCAGCGTAAAACAAAAATTGGCAAGGTCGTCAGCAATAAAATGAATAAAAGCGTCGTCGTCAGCGTCGAGCGCGTGGTGCGTCATGCGTTGTACAAAAAGTATTACAAGCAAACCTCCAAGTTCATGGCGCATGATGAAGAAAATTCCGCGGGCATTGGCGACACGGTTTTGATTATGGAGACCCGCCCGCTCAGCAAGAATAAGCGCTGGCGGCTGGTTGAAATTTTGAACAAAGCCAAGTGA
- a CDS encoding 50S ribosomal protein L29, which produces MKMHEIKESTPADLEHKLKDLLEEYQNFRFQHATRQLDNPMRLRMIRRDIARLKTVLQEYRTGRRAPRGATT; this is translated from the coding sequence ATGAAGATGCACGAAATCAAAGAATCGACGCCGGCAGATTTGGAGCACAAGCTCAAAGATCTCCTGGAAGAGTACCAAAACTTCCGTTTTCAGCATGCCACACGCCAATTGGACAATCCCATGCGGCTGCGCATGATTCGCCGCGACATTGCGCGCTTGAAAACGGTTTTGCAGGAATATCGTACAGGCCGGCGCGCCCCGCGCGGAGCAACCACGTAA